The DNA window CGCGAGTTTATGTGTGCCATCAAAGGCGCGCAGGGCTCAACGCCCCGCGAAGTCTTGCAGACGATCAAGGTCGGCGTACGGGCCCGCCCGCTAGTCCTCGCGGGAGCCGCCGATCTCTCCCTCCCAGCGGCGGTACAGGCGGTGCGGCACCCCGGCCGCGTCCAGCACCCGCCCGGCGACGAAGTCCACCAGATCCTGGATGTGCGTCGCCCCCGCGTAGAACGCCGGGGAGGCCGGCAGCACCACGGCGCCCGCCTCGTCCAGCGCCACCATGTGCCTGAGGGTCTGGCCGCTCAGCGGCGTCTCGCGCACGGCCACCACGAGCGGGCGCCGCTCCTTGAGCGTCACGCTCGCCACCCGTTGCAGCAGGTCCTTCGACAGCCCCAGCGCGACCCCGGCCACGCTCGCCGTCGACGCCGGGACGATCAGCATCCCCTTGGCCGGGTACGAGCCCGAGGACGGCCCGGCGGCGAGATCCCCGGCCGCCCAGTACCGCACGTCGCCGACGTCGGCCGTGAACGTGCCGGGCTTCCCGTCCGCGCCGCGCGCCAGCCAGGTGCGCAGGTCCTCCTGCCAGTGCGCGTCCCGGAACGCGATCCCGGTCTCGTCCAGCAGAGTCAGCCGCGAGGCCCGGCTGACCACCAGGTCCACGCTCTCCCCCGCGTCCCGCAGGCCGCGCAGCACGGCGGCGGCGTACGGCGTGCCGGACGCGCCGGAGACACCGACGACCCAGGGGCGGCGCGGCGACTGCGGCTGCCGCCCCGGCTGCTGACTGCGTGCATGTCCTGACTCCACGTGCCCGACCTTATCCGGGCGGCCGGGAGCGGAACCGAGTCAGGTGCCCGGGACGTTCCACTGACAGGCCGTATACCGGCCGTACGCACCGCAGGGGGATGCCATGCCACCGACCGACGTGGACCAGGGCCGCGGCCGGAGCCGTCCGGCCCGGACCGCCGCCGTACTGATGCTCGGCTGGGTCGCGCTGCTGTGGGTGCTGGAGGCGCTGGACACCGCGACCGGAGCGCTGCACACGTACGGGCTGAGCCCGCGCGAGGTGGGCGAGCTGCGCGACGTGCTGCCGATGTCGTTCCTGCACCACGGCTTCGACCACCTCGCCTCGAACACCGTGCCGCTGCTGATCCTCGGCTTCCTGGCCGCCCTGGGCGGGATACGCCGCTTCGCGGGCGTGGTCCTCACGATCATGCTCGTGGGCGGTCTCGGGGTCTGGCTCACCGCCCCCGAGTACTCCGTCACGGCGGGCGCGTCGGTCGTCGTGTTCGGCCTGCTCGGCTACCTGCTGGTCCGCGGCTTCGTCGACCGCAGCACGCGCGACATCGTGATCGGCCTGCTGGTCGCGGTGTTCTACGGCTCGCTGCTGTGGGGCGTCCTGCCGACGAACACCGCCGTCAGCTGGCAGGGCCACCTGTTCGGACTGATCGGCGGCGTGCTCGCCGCCTTCCTCTTCCGGCGCCGGGCACCCGTCCTCACACCGTGAGGCCGCGCACCAGCAGGTCCATCAGCGCGCACGCGAACAGCGCTATCCCGATGAAGCCGTTCGTCGAGAAGAACGCCCGGTTGAGGCGGGACAGGTCGTGCGGCTTCACGATCGTGTGCTCGTAGAGGAAGGCCACGGTCACGACCACCAGACCGGCCCAGAAGAACACCCCCGCGCCGGTGGCCAGCGCGTACCAGACCAGCAGCGCCGTCGTCACCGCGTGGCACGCCCGCGCGCCGTACAGCGCGGCCGGGACGCCGAAGCGCGCCGGCACGGACTTCACGCCGTGCGCGCGGTCCGCCTCGACGTCCTGGCTGCCGAAGATCAGGTCGAAGCCGCCGATC is part of the Streptomyces agglomeratus genome and encodes:
- a CDS encoding UbiX family flavin prenyltransferase; the encoded protein is MESGHARSQQPGRQPQSPRRPWVVGVSGASGTPYAAAVLRGLRDAGESVDLVVSRASRLTLLDETGIAFRDAHWQEDLRTWLARGADGKPGTFTADVGDVRYWAAGDLAAGPSSGSYPAKGMLIVPASTASVAGVALGLSKDLLQRVASVTLKERRPLVVAVRETPLSGQTLRHMVALDEAGAVVLPASPAFYAGATHIQDLVDFVAGRVLDAAGVPHRLYRRWEGEIGGSRED
- a CDS encoding rhomboid family intramembrane serine protease, with protein sequence MPPTDVDQGRGRSRPARTAAVLMLGWVALLWVLEALDTATGALHTYGLSPREVGELRDVLPMSFLHHGFDHLASNTVPLLILGFLAALGGIRRFAGVVLTIMLVGGLGVWLTAPEYSVTAGASVVVFGLLGYLLVRGFVDRSTRDIVIGLLVAVFYGSLLWGVLPTNTAVSWQGHLFGLIGGVLAAFLFRRRAPVLTP